From Onychostoma macrolepis isolate SWU-2019 chromosome 19, ASM1243209v1, whole genome shotgun sequence, a single genomic window includes:
- the LOC131525917 gene encoding UPF0500 protein C1orf216, with protein sequence MGASESQTKMLQQDRAMNPVLGSQALVGPPSTLRIHTNSQKRCEKDGNFNFLGQDDDPMTGDENRNQVRPRALGRDLPLSANHYGPGPLSPLSRLPCWSPLEPLPEIESGDDMGGRVPPDGAEEGKVDEEMRRVMDEKEKALGESEKVEDLLDDDEEEDGVIDWADSDEEFEFSYRSESSSPLSTESGDIGGSGAHNSIWDQICRERPMADNGIATVDTLKNQNQVDKKAERRRESLEGADAVEDGSSDSDTNPCSELPDLMEAVWTLQDRERFKAQEMEKHQVQLTMYRRLALIRWVRTLQNRVQEQQNRLQSSFDIILTHRKELLRMGAATAAQ encoded by the exons ATGGG AGCGAGTGAATCTCAAACAAAAATGCTTCAGCAAGATCGGGCCATGAACCCTGTCCTTGGAAGTCAAGCTCTGGTTGGACCACCGTCAACTCTGCGCATCCATACCAACAGTCAGAAGAGATGTGAGAAAGATGGTAACTTTAACTTCCTGGGACAGGATGATGACCCCATGACAGGAGATGAAAATCGTAACCAGGTGCGTCCAAGAGCTTTGGGCCGTGATCTGCCCCTTTCTGCCAATCACTATGGACCTGGACCCCTTTCCCCCTTGTCTCGTCTGCCATGCTGGAGCCCTTTGGAGCCTCTTCCTGAGATTGAAAGTGGAGACGATATGGGCGGCAGAGTGCCTCCAGATGGCGCAGAAGAAGGCAAGGTTGATGAAGAGATGAGGAGAGTGATGGATGAAAAGGAGAAGGCGTTGGGAGAGAGTGAGAAAGTAGAGGACCTACTGGATGATGACGAAGAGGAGGATGGTGTAATAGATTGGGCTGACAGTGATGAAGAGTTTGAATTCAGTTAcaggtcagaaagctcttcCCCACTCAGCACAGAGAGTGGTGACATCGGGGGCTCAGGGGCCCACAATTCCATCTGGGATCAAATCTGCCGTGAACGTCCAATGGCAGACAATGGGATTGCAACTGTGGACACCCTGAAAAACCAAAACCAAGTGGATAAGAAGGCAGAGCGGCGTCGAGAGAGCCTGGAGGGCGCTGATGCAGTTGAAGACGGCTCGTCGGACTCGGACACCAACCCCTGTTCTGAGCTGCCGGACCTTATGGAGGCTGTTTGGACGCTACAGGACCGGGAGAGGTTTAAGGCACAGGAGATGGAGAAGCATCAGGTCCAACTGACTATGTATCGTCGCCTGGCCCTTATCCGGTGGGTTCGCACCTTACAAAACCGTGTCCAGGAGCAGCAGAACCGGCTCCAGTCCAGTTTCGATATCATTCTTACGCATAGGAAAGAGCTTCTGCGCATGGGTGCTGCCACTGCTGCCCAATAA